A section of the Streptomyces sp. Je 1-369 genome encodes:
- a CDS encoding transglycosylase domain-containing protein → MSEHRRKPPQPQGGGRAAARRGTPGAPSGRRAAPRGDTESPSASYGGPGPGSGAPDDGDRPYGGRAEARRAAQRSGSVGAGGGRRRAPDGGGRAGGGGGRRGGGSGGPGPGGAGRGRGRGAEPPRKKRFIDYPRAGKVGARRWLPSWRLVTGVFLGFFGGLMAVAGISYALVEVPEVDKAAKAQNNVYYWADGKQMVATGGERNRQIIDYDDIPKEMRFAVMSAENKSFEKDKGVDPMGITRALVNMAKGGQTQGGSTITQQYVKNARLGDQSQTFTRKFKELFISIKVGRTVSKEDIMAGYLNTAYYGRGAYGIQAAARAYFNEEASRLDPSQCAFLATVLKGATYYDPAGYPEIDPAANKQDNSARAKKRWKWILDEEVKDGHLTSEQRAKYTAFPKLQNPRSNMDLAGQTGYLVDLAKAYVIRNTNITAEQLQRGGYEIHTTFERKKVKELEDAVNKVRKERIKPKVRPEKDTHVQFGGASVDPKDGAIKAIYGGEDATKHFTNNADQTGAQVGSTYKPFVLAAAFKYGVRDPDGPEEQTESERTIVNPKSRYSGKNELKIQKYNGQVWTDRDGKQWNQKNDGNQSYNRPTFQIDLREAMRESVNSAYVQLGMDVGLEKVKQAAMDAGLKDDDSMAGATYPSFSLGTSSPSAIRMAGAYSTFAASGKQNEPYSVTEVKHEGDTVFRHENKPKQAFNAEVADNVTDVLRTVVDKGTGTSAQLTGRQVAGKTGTTDGNKSAWFVGYTPQLSTAVSMYRLDDDETNKKRKFLEMFGTGGEEKIHGASFPAQIWQDYMEEALKGKAVVNFPVPGPIGKVVGETPPPPPTPTKTEEPEETTSPTPTESKTTKPPSESPDPGESCDPFDWDCNHDGGQENGGADGGVDGGPGGESPPPTEDPVGGGANSGNGNGNGGGGIFGGPSG, encoded by the coding sequence ATGAGCGAGCACCGTCGCAAACCGCCGCAGCCGCAGGGCGGCGGACGCGCCGCGGCCAGGCGCGGCACCCCAGGGGCGCCGTCCGGCCGACGCGCGGCACCACGGGGCGACACAGAATCACCCTCTGCGTCCTACGGAGGACCGGGGCCCGGTTCCGGGGCACCCGACGACGGGGACCGCCCCTACGGCGGCAGGGCCGAGGCCCGGCGCGCCGCGCAGCGCAGCGGTTCGGTCGGCGCGGGCGGCGGACGCCGCAGGGCGCCCGACGGCGGCGGACGTGCGGGCGGTGGTGGCGGCCGTCGCGGCGGCGGGTCCGGTGGACCCGGGCCGGGCGGCGCGGGCCGTGGCAGGGGCCGCGGCGCGGAGCCTCCGCGCAAGAAGCGGTTCATCGACTACCCGCGAGCGGGCAAGGTCGGCGCGCGCCGCTGGCTCCCCTCGTGGCGTCTGGTCACCGGCGTGTTCCTCGGCTTCTTCGGCGGTCTGATGGCGGTCGCCGGCATCTCGTACGCCCTGGTGGAGGTGCCGGAGGTCGACAAGGCGGCCAAGGCCCAGAACAACGTCTACTACTGGGCCGACGGCAAGCAGATGGTCGCGACCGGCGGTGAACGCAACCGCCAGATCATCGACTACGACGACATCCCCAAGGAGATGCGCTTCGCCGTCATGTCGGCGGAGAACAAGTCGTTCGAGAAGGACAAGGGCGTCGACCCGATGGGCATCACCCGTGCCTTGGTCAACATGGCCAAGGGCGGGCAGACCCAGGGTGGCTCCACGATCACCCAGCAGTACGTGAAGAACGCGCGACTGGGTGATCAGTCGCAGACGTTCACCAGGAAGTTCAAAGAGCTCTTCATCTCCATAAAGGTCGGCCGGACGGTGTCCAAGGAGGACATCATGGCCGGTTACCTCAACACGGCTTATTACGGGCGTGGTGCCTACGGCATCCAGGCGGCGGCACGGGCGTACTTCAACGAGGAGGCCAGCAGGCTGGATCCGAGCCAGTGCGCCTTCCTTGCGACCGTGCTGAAGGGCGCCACGTACTACGACCCGGCCGGCTACCCCGAGATCGATCCCGCTGCCAACAAGCAGGACAACAGCGCGCGCGCCAAGAAGCGCTGGAAGTGGATCCTCGACGAGGAGGTCAAGGACGGCCACCTGACGAGTGAGCAGCGGGCCAAGTACACGGCTTTCCCGAAGCTGCAGAACCCGCGGTCGAACATGGACCTGGCCGGCCAGACCGGTTACCTGGTGGACCTGGCCAAGGCGTACGTCATCAGGAACACCAACATCACCGCCGAGCAGCTCCAGCGGGGTGGCTACGAGATCCACACGACCTTCGAAAGGAAGAAGGTCAAGGAGCTCGAGGACGCGGTGAACAAGGTCCGCAAGGAGAGGATCAAGCCGAAGGTGCGTCCGGAGAAGGACACGCACGTTCAGTTCGGCGGGGCCTCGGTGGACCCGAAGGACGGCGCGATCAAGGCCATCTACGGCGGTGAGGACGCGACCAAGCACTTCACCAACAACGCCGACCAGACCGGCGCCCAGGTCGGCTCGACGTACAAGCCGTTCGTGCTGGCCGCCGCGTTCAAGTACGGCGTGCGTGACCCGGACGGTCCGGAGGAGCAGACCGAGTCCGAGCGCACCATCGTCAACCCGAAGAGCCGCTACAGCGGCAAGAACGAGTTGAAGATCCAGAAGTACAACGGTCAGGTCTGGACGGACCGCGACGGCAAGCAGTGGAACCAGAAGAACGACGGCAACCAGTCCTACAACCGTCCCACCTTCCAGATCGACCTGCGCGAGGCGATGAGGGAGTCGGTCAACTCGGCCTATGTGCAGCTCGGCATGGACGTCGGCCTGGAGAAGGTGAAGCAGGCCGCGATGGACGCCGGCCTCAAGGACGACGACTCCATGGCCGGCGCCACCTACCCGTCCTTCTCGCTCGGCACCTCGTCGCCGAGCGCGATCCGGATGGCCGGCGCGTACTCCACCTTCGCTGCGAGCGGCAAGCAGAACGAGCCGTACTCGGTCACTGAGGTCAAGCACGAGGGCGACACGGTCTTCCGGCACGAGAACAAGCCCAAGCAGGCCTTCAACGCGGAAGTCGCCGACAACGTGACCGACGTCCTGCGCACCGTCGTGGACAAGGGCACCGGAACCTCCGCCCAGCTCACCGGCCGCCAGGTCGCGGGCAAGACCGGTACGACCGACGGCAACAAGTCCGCCTGGTTCGTCGGCTACACGCCGCAGCTGTCGACGGCGGTCAGCATGTACCGGCTCGACGACGACGAGACCAACAAGAAGCGCAAGTTCCTGGAGATGTTCGGCACGGGTGGCGAGGAGAAGATCCACGGCGCCTCGTTCCCCGCGCAGATCTGGCAGGACTACATGGAGGAGGCGCTCAAGGGTAAGGCTGTCGTGAACTTCCCGGTGCCCGGCCCGATCGGCAAGGTCGTCGGCGAGACTCCGCCTCCGCCGCCCACGCCGACGAAGACCGAGGAGCCGGAGGAGACCACATCTCCGACACCCACCGA
- a CDS encoding PadR family transcriptional regulator produces MSRRSGILEFAVLGLLRESPMHGYELRKRLNTSLGVFRAFSYGTLYPCLKTLVANGWLIEESGSTPEDALAAPLAGRRAKIVYRLTAEGKEHFEDLLSQTGPDAYEDEHFAARFAFFGQTSRDVRMRVLEGRRSRLEERLEKMRASLARTRERLDDYTLELQRHGMESVEREVRWLNELIESERAGRDQQRSAPGSSAQQNSTSGESAGLPRRRENDPPPDPSDDPTK; encoded by the coding sequence ATGAGCAGGCGCTCCGGCATCCTGGAATTCGCCGTCCTCGGTCTGCTCCGCGAATCCCCGATGCACGGCTATGAGCTGCGCAAACGACTCAATACGTCGCTGGGAGTGTTCCGTGCCTTCAGCTACGGGACGCTCTACCCCTGCCTCAAGACGCTGGTCGCCAACGGCTGGTTGATCGAGGAGTCGGGCAGCACCCCCGAAGACGCCCTCGCAGCTCCGCTCGCAGGACGTCGCGCCAAGATCGTCTATCGGTTGACGGCGGAAGGTAAGGAGCACTTCGAGGATCTGCTCTCGCAGACCGGCCCCGACGCGTACGAGGACGAGCACTTCGCCGCCCGCTTCGCCTTCTTCGGGCAGACCTCGCGAGATGTCCGGATGCGGGTGCTCGAGGGCCGCCGCAGCCGCCTCGAAGAGCGCCTGGAGAAGATGCGCGCCTCCCTGGCCCGTACCCGGGAGCGCCTGGACGACTACACGCTTGAGCTGCAGCGGCACGGCATGGAGTCCGTGGAGCGCGAAGTGCGCTGGCTGAACGAGCTCATCGAGAGCGAGCGAGCGGGACGGGACCAGCAACGGTCCGCCCCCGGCAGCTCAGCTCAGCAGAACAGCACATCCGGGGAGTCGGCGGGCCTGCCCCGGCGGCGGGAGAACGACCCGCCGCCGGATCCGTCCGATGACCCCACCAAGTGA
- a CDS encoding inositol-3-phosphate synthase, with amino-acid sequence MGSVRVAIVGVGNCAASLVQGVEYYKDADPDAKVPGLMHVQFGDYHVGDVEFVAAFDVDAKKVGLDLSDAIGASENNTIKICDVPNKGVTVQRGHTYDGLGKYYRQTIEESDDSPVDIVQILKDRQVDVLVCYLPVGSEDAAKFYAQCAIDAKVAFVNALPVFIAGTKEWADKFTEAGVPIVGDDIKSQVGATITHRVMAKLFEDRGVRLERTMQLNVGGNMDFKNMLERDRLESKKISKTQAVTSQIPDRELGEKNVHIGPSDYVAWLDDRKWAYVRLEGRAFGDVPLNLEYKLEVWDSPNSAGVIIDALRAAKIAKDRGIGGPILSASSYFMKSPPVQYFDDEAYANVEKFIKGEVER; translated from the coding sequence ATGGGTTCGGTTCGCGTAGCCATCGTCGGCGTGGGCAACTGCGCCGCCTCGCTGGTCCAGGGCGTCGAGTACTACAAGGACGCAGACCCGGACGCCAAGGTCCCGGGCCTGATGCACGTCCAGTTCGGCGACTACCACGTCGGTGACGTCGAGTTCGTCGCCGCGTTCGACGTCGACGCGAAGAAGGTCGGCCTCGACCTCTCGGACGCCATCGGCGCCAGCGAGAACAACACCATCAAGATCTGCGACGTGCCGAACAAGGGCGTCACCGTCCAGCGCGGCCACACCTACGACGGCCTGGGCAAGTACTACCGCCAGACCATCGAGGAGTCCGACGATTCCCCCGTGGACATCGTCCAGATCCTCAAGGACCGCCAGGTCGACGTCCTCGTCTGCTACCTGCCCGTCGGTTCCGAGGACGCCGCGAAGTTCTACGCGCAGTGCGCCATCGACGCCAAGGTCGCGTTCGTCAACGCCCTCCCGGTCTTCATCGCCGGCACCAAGGAGTGGGCGGACAAGTTCACCGAGGCCGGTGTCCCGATCGTCGGCGACGACATCAAGTCGCAGGTCGGCGCCACCATCACGCACCGCGTGATGGCGAAGCTGTTCGAGGACCGCGGTGTCCGCCTTGAGCGCACGATGCAGCTCAACGTCGGCGGCAACATGGACTTCAAGAACATGCTCGAGCGCGACCGCCTCGAGTCGAAGAAGATCTCGAAGACGCAGGCCGTCACCTCGCAGATCCCGGACCGCGAGCTGGGCGAGAAGAACGTCCACATCGGCCCGTCCGACTACGTCGCGTGGCTCGACGACCGCAAGTGGGCGTACGTCCGCCTCGAGGGCCGTGCCTTCGGCGACGTCCCGCTGAACCTGGAGTACAAGCTCGAGGTCTGGGACTCCCCGAACTCGGCCGGTGTCATCATCGACGCGCTGCGCGCCGCGAAGATCGCCAAGGACCGCGGCATCGGCGGCCCGATCCTCTCCGCGTCCAGCTACTTCATGAAGTCCCCGCCGGTCCAGTACTTCGACGACGAGGCCTACGCGAACGTCGAGAAGTTCATCAAGGGCGAGGTCGAGCGCTAA
- a CDS encoding MFS transporter — MAVVGDLRILLRLRDFRRLLAVRLVSQGADGVYQVALATYVVFSPEKQASPGAIASAMAVLLLPYSLVGPFAGVLLDRWPRRQVFLYGNLLRAALASLTAVLMLSDVPDWLFYASALCVTAVNRFVLAGLSAALPRVVDADRLVLANSLSPTAGTLAATLGGGLAFVIRLAASDSDAAVVLCGAALYLCAALASLRMARELLGPDPDLVQPRLATALAGTARGLRAGVHHLTQRPAAARALAAMTVLRFCYGALTVMVLMLCRYAWTSTEADGLALLGLAVGISGAGFFVAAVVTPAAVGRLGPGGWIVTCAATAALLEPALGLPFEPAPLLVAAFLLGLTTQGAKIATDTVVQSSVDDGFRGRVFSIYDVLFNVAFVGAAAVAALMLPPDGQSVPLVLVVALLYAAVAGGMARFGAQ; from the coding sequence ATGGCTGTCGTCGGTGACCTGCGGATACTGCTGCGACTGCGGGACTTCCGACGGCTGCTGGCCGTACGGCTTGTCTCCCAGGGCGCGGACGGCGTCTACCAGGTCGCGCTCGCCACGTACGTCGTGTTCTCCCCCGAGAAGCAGGCCTCGCCCGGAGCGATCGCCTCCGCCATGGCCGTGCTGCTCCTCCCGTACTCCCTGGTCGGCCCCTTCGCGGGCGTCCTCCTGGACCGCTGGCCGCGCCGACAGGTCTTCCTGTACGGCAACCTCCTGCGGGCCGCCCTGGCGTCCCTGACCGCCGTACTGATGCTGAGCGACGTGCCCGACTGGCTTTTCTACGCTTCCGCCCTCTGCGTCACGGCCGTCAACCGCTTCGTCCTCGCGGGACTCTCGGCCGCGCTGCCCCGGGTGGTCGATGCCGACCGTCTGGTTCTCGCGAACTCCCTCTCGCCGACCGCGGGCACGCTCGCCGCGACGCTGGGCGGCGGTCTCGCCTTCGTGATCCGCCTGGCGGCCTCGGACTCGGACGCGGCCGTGGTCCTCTGTGGCGCCGCCCTGTACCTGTGCGCGGCGCTCGCCTCGCTCCGTATGGCACGCGAACTGCTCGGCCCCGACCCTGACCTGGTGCAGCCCCGGCTCGCGACCGCGCTCGCCGGCACGGCACGCGGCCTGAGAGCAGGGGTGCACCACCTCACGCAACGCCCCGCGGCCGCTCGCGCGCTGGCCGCGATGACGGTCCTGCGGTTCTGCTACGGCGCGCTGACCGTCATGGTCCTGATGCTGTGCCGGTACGCCTGGACGTCGACGGAAGCCGACGGGCTCGCGCTGCTCGGCCTGGCCGTGGGCATCTCCGGCGCGGGGTTCTTCGTGGCGGCCGTGGTCACGCCTGCGGCGGTGGGACGCCTTGGCCCGGGTGGCTGGATCGTCACCTGCGCGGCAACGGCGGCGCTCCTCGAACCCGCACTCGGCCTCCCCTTCGAACCAGCCCCTCTCCTCGTCGCTGCCTTCCTCCTCGGCCTGACGACCCAGGGCGCGAAGATCGCCACGGACACGGTGGTGCAGTCCTCGGTGGACGACGGCTTCCGCGGACGCGTCTTCTCGATCTACGACGTGCTCTTCAACGTCGCATTCGTGGGCGCGGCAGCGGTAGCGGCCCTCATGCTGCCCCCGGACGGCCAATCGGTTCCGCTGGTCCTGGTGGTGGCTCTGCTCTACGCGGCGGTTGCTGGGGGTATGGCCCGTTTCGGCGCGCAATAA
- a CDS encoding CCA tRNA nucleotidyltransferase has protein sequence MPNANEDNPNALSQVQRRAVSELLRVSPVADDLARRFQEAGFSLALVGGSVRDALLGRLGNDLDFTTDARPEDVLKIVRPWADAVWEVGIAFGTVGSQKDGYQIEVTTYRSEAYDRTSRKPEVSYGDSIEEDLVRRDFTVNAMAVALPEKEFVDPHGGLDDLADRVLRTPGTPEESFSDDPLRMMRAARFAAQLDFEVAPDVIAAMKAMAERIDIVSAERVRDELNKLLLSAHPRKGLALLVDTGLAERVLPELPALRLERDEHHRHKDVYDHSLIVLEQAMALETDGPDLTLRLAALLHDIGKPKTRRFEDDGRVSFHHHEVVGAKMVKKRMTALKYSNELVKDVSRLVELHLRFHGYGTGEWTDSAVRRYVRDAGPLLERLHKLTRSDCTTRNKRKANALSSAYDGLEERIARLQEQEELDSIRPDLDGNDIMKVLDVRPGPVIGQAYKFLLELRLENGPMEREAAVAALKEWWAAQS, from the coding sequence GTGCCGAACGCCAATGAAGACAACCCCAACGCCCTGAGCCAGGTGCAGCGCCGCGCGGTCAGTGAACTGCTGCGTGTGTCCCCTGTCGCGGACGACCTCGCCCGCCGTTTCCAGGAGGCCGGGTTCTCCCTCGCCCTGGTCGGCGGCTCGGTCAGGGACGCCCTGCTGGGCCGGCTCGGCAATGACCTGGACTTCACGACCGATGCCCGCCCCGAGGACGTACTGAAGATCGTCCGGCCGTGGGCCGACGCGGTGTGGGAGGTCGGGATCGCCTTCGGCACGGTCGGCAGCCAGAAGGACGGCTATCAGATCGAGGTGACCACGTACCGCTCGGAGGCGTACGACAGGACCTCGCGCAAGCCCGAGGTGTCCTACGGCGACTCCATCGAGGAAGACCTCGTGCGCCGTGACTTCACCGTGAACGCGATGGCCGTGGCGCTTCCCGAGAAGGAGTTCGTGGACCCCCACGGCGGGCTGGACGACCTCGCGGACCGTGTGCTGCGCACCCCTGGCACCCCCGAGGAGTCCTTCTCCGACGATCCGCTGCGGATGATGAGGGCCGCGCGGTTCGCCGCGCAGCTGGACTTCGAGGTGGCTCCCGACGTCATCGCCGCGATGAAGGCGATGGCCGAACGCATCGACATCGTCTCCGCGGAGCGCGTGCGGGACGAACTGAACAAATTGCTCCTTTCCGCACATCCGCGCAAGGGCCTCGCGCTTCTCGTCGACACGGGCCTCGCCGAGCGGGTTCTCCCCGAGCTCCCGGCCCTGCGCCTGGAGCGGGACGAGCACCACCGCCACAAGGACGTGTACGACCACTCGCTGATCGTCCTCGAGCAGGCGATGGCCCTGGAGACGGACGGCCCCGATCTGACGCTGCGGCTCGCGGCGCTGCTGCACGACATCGGCAAGCCGAAGACGCGGCGCTTCGAGGACGACGGCCGGGTCTCCTTCCACCACCACGAGGTGGTCGGCGCCAAGATGGTCAAGAAGCGCATGACGGCGCTCAAGTACTCCAACGAGCTAGTGAAGGACGTCTCGCGCCTGGTCGAGCTCCACCTGCGCTTCCACGGTTACGGCACGGGAGAGTGGACGGACTCGGCCGTACGCCGCTACGTACGCGACGCGGGTCCCCTCCTGGAGCGCCTGCACAAGCTGACCCGCTCCGACTGCACTACCCGCAACAAGCGCAAGGCCAATGCCCTGTCGAGCGCGTACGACGGCCTGGAGGAGCGCATTGCCCGTCTCCAGGAGCAGGAAGAGCTGGACTCGATCCGCCCCGATCTCGACGGCAACGACATCATGAAGGTCCTGGACGTGAGGCCGGGCCCGGTGATCGGTCAGGCCTACAAGTTCCTGTTGGAGCTGCGCCTCGAGAACGGTCCGATGGAGCGGGAGGCGGCGGTCGCAGCGCTCAAGGAGTGGTGGGCCGCGCAGAGTTGA
- a CDS encoding DUF6049 family protein — translation MAEAADFPGTSPTPARRWLRRTAALLVGTPLLAGLLQAPVGPVAHATGGGAKAEAATSRVKAAPTGSRTVDVSLDALTPTAPGEGDTLTVSGTVTNNSKQTVTGAQVGLRVGSPLGSRSEIDSAAKRTGFQPGVDGTEVGGKYVEKIAKLTPGVRQDFSISVPVKALSLGTGGVYQLGVALTGQSAAQPYPQVLGIERTFLPWQPDAADTKTKTTYLWPLTTATHLTAKTGSDELQTPVFKNDDLADELAPGGRLEQLLSLGSRLDVTWVVDPDLLASVEAMTKNYRVENPDGKTTRAGKQQSVASEWLNDLQAAVKGKKVVALPFADPDLASLAHTGKAVSGSLGHLKEATDAGYKAVTTILQVKPSTDFAWPADGAIDPSVVDVATSAGAHTVIARSDSLRETNGLQYSPSAARPIGGGTTAVVADARLSTAFQGDMTGAENSTLAVQEFLAQSLMINLQDPDRQRNIVVAPQRMPTVSQAQAMEKALGSLEGGKWSQSQDLTAAAKAKPDPQATTQVPSAAAYPAALRKQELPRTAFEKIQNTKNSLERFQVILTAKDRVVTPFGRAIDREMSTSWRGHPAKGNSYRQSVWAYLQELTKQVSLVQRSDAKLSGRSATIPVSVQNNLVQGVDHLVLRLSSKNPTRLKIGDGQFEEKQIKIAGGHSQSVKFTTTANANGPVSVYAQLYTEDGEPYGEAVRFDVNVTEVTLTVMLVIAGGLLLLVLAGFRMYTQRKRAARKRAQEGPDEGPAQGSQDGPDHGPEGESGGDPRTDDPEHPSDPTPDTAPESTDPSDTGERVDR, via the coding sequence GTGGCCGAGGCGGCAGACTTTCCGGGGACGAGCCCCACACCTGCCCGCCGGTGGCTGCGGCGCACCGCAGCACTGCTGGTGGGTACCCCTTTGCTGGCCGGACTGCTGCAGGCACCGGTGGGCCCCGTGGCGCATGCCACAGGAGGCGGCGCGAAGGCGGAAGCCGCGACGTCGCGCGTAAAGGCCGCCCCCACCGGGTCCCGCACCGTCGACGTCTCCCTCGACGCGCTCACCCCCACCGCCCCCGGTGAGGGCGACACGCTCACCGTCTCGGGCACGGTCACCAACAACAGCAAGCAGACGGTGACAGGCGCGCAGGTCGGGCTCCGCGTCGGCTCGCCCCTCGGCAGCCGCAGCGAGATCGACAGCGCCGCGAAGCGCACGGGCTTCCAGCCGGGCGTCGACGGCACGGAGGTCGGCGGGAAGTACGTCGAGAAGATCGCCAAGCTCACACCCGGTGTGCGCCAGGACTTCAGCATCTCCGTACCGGTGAAGGCGCTGTCCCTCGGCACCGGCGGCGTCTACCAGCTGGGTGTCGCCCTCACCGGCCAGAGCGCCGCCCAGCCCTACCCCCAGGTGCTCGGCATCGAGCGGACCTTCCTGCCCTGGCAGCCCGACGCCGCCGACACCAAGACGAAGACCACGTACCTGTGGCCGCTCACCACCGCCACGCACCTCACGGCGAAGACCGGCTCGGACGAACTGCAGACGCCCGTCTTCAAGAACGACGACCTCGCCGACGAGCTGGCCCCGGGGGGACGTCTGGAACAGCTGCTGTCCCTCGGCAGCCGTCTGGACGTCACCTGGGTCGTCGATCCGGACCTGCTCGCCTCGGTCGAGGCGATGACGAAGAACTACCGGGTCGAGAACCCCGACGGGAAGACCACCAGGGCGGGCAAGCAGCAGTCGGTCGCCAGCGAGTGGCTGAACGACCTCCAGGCCGCCGTCAAGGGCAAGAAGGTCGTCGCGCTCCCCTTCGCCGACCCCGACCTCGCCTCACTCGCCCACACCGGCAAGGCGGTCAGCGGCTCCCTCGGTCACCTCAAGGAAGCCACCGACGCGGGCTACAAGGCGGTCACCACGATCCTCCAGGTGAAGCCCAGCACCGACTTCGCCTGGCCCGCCGACGGAGCCATCGACCCGTCGGTCGTCGACGTCGCCACGTCCGCCGGCGCGCACACGGTGATCGCCCGCAGCGACAGCCTGCGCGAGACCAACGGCCTGCAGTACTCGCCGTCCGCGGCCCGGCCCATCGGCGGCGGTACCACCGCGGTGGTGGCCGACGCACGCCTGTCCACGGCCTTCCAGGGCGACATGACCGGGGCGGAGAACTCCACGCTCGCCGTCCAGGAGTTCCTCGCCCAGAGCCTGATGATCAACCTGCAGGACCCCGACAGGCAGCGGAACATCGTCGTCGCTCCGCAGCGCATGCCCACGGTCAGCCAGGCGCAGGCCATGGAGAAGGCGCTCGGCTCTCTCGAGGGCGGAAAGTGGTCGCAGTCCCAGGACCTGACGGCCGCCGCGAAGGCCAAGCCGGACCCACAGGCCACCACCCAGGTGCCTTCGGCCGCCGCCTACCCGGCCGCACTGCGCAAGCAGGAGCTGCCTCGCACGGCCTTCGAGAAGATCCAGAACACCAAGAACTCGCTCGAACGCTTCCAGGTGATCCTCACCGCGAAGGACCGTGTGGTCACCCCCTTCGGGCGGGCCATAGACCGTGAGATGTCGACGTCCTGGCGCGGCCACCCGGCGAAGGGGAATTCCTATCGGCAGAGCGTATGGGCGTATCTCCAGGAGCTCACCAAGCAGGTATCGCTGGTTCAGCGGTCCGACGCGAAGCTCTCCGGCCGCAGCGCGACCATCCCGGTGTCGGTGCAGAACAACCTGGTGCAGGGCGTCGATCACCTGGTCCTGCGCCTGTCCTCCAAGAACCCCACCCGTCTGAAGATCGGCGACGGGCAGTTCGAGGAGAAGCAGATCAAGATCGCGGGCGGCCACTCCCAGTCCGTCAAGTTCACCACCACGGCCAACGCCAACGGCCCCGTCTCGGTGTATGCGCAGCTCTACACCGAGGACGGAGAGCCCTATGGCGAGGCCGTGCGCTTTGACGTCAACGTCACCGAGGTCACCCTCACCGTGATGCTGGTCATCGCCGGTGGACTCCTGCTGCTCGTGCTCGCAGGCTTCCGGATGTACACACAGCGCAAGCGCGCGGCTCGCAAGCGCGCCCAGGAGGGCCCGGACGAGGGTCCGGCACAGGGCTCGCAGGACGGTCCGGACCACGGTCCCGAGGGCGAATCCGGGGGCGACCCCAGGACGGACGACCCCGAGCACCCGAGTGACCCGACACCGGACACCGCTCCGGAAAGCACCGACCCGTCGGACACGGGTGAGAGAGTGGACCGTTGA